From the genome of Flavobacterium ovatum, one region includes:
- a CDS encoding CcoQ/FixQ family Cbb3-type cytochrome c oxidase assembly chaperone, giving the protein MFEQIKHNMETIAGVSIYPILSLLIFFFFFVGLGIWVATYKNEKMEELSQLPLNDKIKV; this is encoded by the coding sequence ATGTTCGAACAAATCAAACACAATATGGAAACGATAGCTGGGGTCTCAATTTACCCTATTCTATCCTTACTGATTTTCTTCTTCTTCTTTGTAGGACTTGGTATTTGGGTTGCTACCTATAAAAATGAAAAGATGGAGGAGTTGAGTCAACTTCCCTTGAACGATAAAATAAAAGTATAA
- a CDS encoding FixH family protein, with amino-acid sequence MKNDNTSTSVGASSSRFKINWGTGIVIAIALFMSFILYFVIKVQTNSKYDNELVVEEYYKHDAHFQDELERMQNAYDLKNKPTFTITNKGVTVTFPAEFEASKIEGKVSLYRPSNKKFDFEIPISFSDSNPTLLIPKLNLVDGRWDITMEWQYDGKLYLSKETLYL; translated from the coding sequence ATGAAAAACGACAATACAAGCACATCGGTGGGAGCTTCTAGTTCCCGTTTTAAAATCAACTGGGGAACAGGAATTGTAATCGCAATAGCTTTGTTCATGAGTTTTATATTGTATTTTGTTATTAAAGTACAAACCAATTCAAAATATGACAATGAGTTGGTGGTAGAGGAATATTACAAACACGATGCTCATTTTCAAGATGAATTGGAACGTATGCAAAACGCATATGATTTAAAAAACAAACCCACATTTACAATAACAAATAAAGGAGTTACAGTTACTTTTCCAGCCGAATTTGAGGCTTCAAAAATAGAAGGAAAAGTGTCCCTCTACAGACCGTCCAACAAGAAGTTTGACTTCGAAATTCCCATTTCGTTTTCAGACTCTAATCCAACTTTACTCATACCTAAATTAAATTTGGTGGACGGTCGTTGGGACATTACTATGGAATGGCAATACGATGGAAAGTTGTATTTGTCGAAGGAAACGCTGTATCTTTAA
- a CDS encoding cbb3-type cytochrome c oxidase N-terminal domain-containing protein, translating into MKKIIPNYLRVLLIFFLIFGAMEFFIDSGGQPAFIKYPMVSVFLFVFMFLLIAIEITISAIDNITYNLLSDEEKAKLATEEQVPMIEKVWFKDLMQKLTSTKSMESEEEIILHHDYDGIQELDNNLPPWWVYLFYACIVFAVVYFVRFEIMGGDNQEMELQKELAQAKIDVAEYMKTAPDLMDEKSVTLLTDPAELDLGKTIFTTNCAACHRADAGGQIGPNLTDDNWILGGGVKNIFHTINNGGRDGKGMIAWKGTLKPKEIQKVASYIISLKGSNPVDPKAPDGDVWVEEAAAE; encoded by the coding sequence ATGAAAAAAATAATTCCTAACTATCTAAGAGTACTGCTGATTTTCTTTTTGATTTTTGGTGCAATGGAATTTTTTATAGACTCAGGTGGTCAACCTGCGTTTATCAAATATCCAATGGTCTCTGTGTTTTTATTTGTCTTTATGTTTCTTTTAATAGCAATCGAAATCACGATAAGTGCAATAGATAACATTACTTATAATTTGCTCTCAGACGAAGAAAAAGCAAAACTAGCGACAGAGGAACAGGTACCAATGATTGAAAAGGTATGGTTCAAGGATTTAATGCAAAAACTAACGAGTACCAAGTCAATGGAAAGCGAGGAAGAGATTATCTTGCATCATGATTATGACGGTATTCAAGAGTTAGACAATAATTTACCACCATGGTGGGTATATTTGTTCTATGCTTGTATTGTTTTTGCGGTAGTATATTTTGTTCGTTTCGAAATCATGGGAGGAGACAATCAAGAAATGGAGCTGCAAAAAGAGTTGGCTCAAGCCAAAATTGATGTAGCAGAATACATGAAAACGGCTCCCGATTTGATGGATGAAAAATCAGTAACCTTGTTAACTGATCCTGCCGAATTAGATTTAGGGAAAACCATATTTACGACTAATTGCGCTGCTTGTCATAGAGCAGATGCAGGAGGGCAAATTGGACCAAACTTGACTGATGATAATTGGATTTTGGGTGGAGGAGTCAAAAATATTTTCCATACTATTAATAATGGTGGTCGTGACGGAAAAGGAATGATTGCCTGGAAAGGAACTTTGAAACCAAAAGAGATTCAAAAAGTTGCCAGTTATATCATCTCACTTAAAGGCAGTAATCCTGTAGATCCAAAAGCTCCAGACGGAGACGTTTGGGTTGAAGAAGCTGCAGCAGAATAA
- the ccoN gene encoding cytochrome-c oxidase, cbb3-type subunit I, which yields MEMQQFYYDNKIVKKFIYATIVFGVVGMTVGLTLAFMFLFPNMTDGISWLSFGRLRPLHTNAVIFAFVGNAFFAGMYYSLQRLLKARMYSDFLSTLHFWGWQLIIVAAAITLPLGYSSSKEYAELEWPIDIAIALIWVVMGINMIGTIFKRRERHLYVAIWFYLATFVTVAVLHIFNSLAIPVSAMKSYSVYAGVQDALVQWWYGHNAVAFFLTTPFLGLMYYFIPKAANRPVYSYRLSIVHFWSLIFLYIWAGPHHLLYSALPNWAQNLGVVFSIMLLAPSWGGMINGLLTLRGAWDKVRTEPVLKYFVVAITGYGMATFEGPMLSLKNVNAIAHFTDWIIAHVHVGALAWNGFMAFGIIYWLVPRMSKGPLYSLKLANVHFWIGTIGIILYTLPMYVAGFLQASMWKQFNPDGTLTYGNFLETVTQIIPMYWMRAAGGTLYITGMFVLVFNIYKTIRANNVIEDELAEAPALERISSTRLRGEKFHTWLERKPVQLTILATVAILIGGVIQIVPTIMVKSNIPTIASVKPYSPLELEGRDLYIREGCVGCHSQMVRPFRSEVERYGPQSKAGEFVYDHPFLWGSKRTGPDLLRVGGKYNDNWHFNHMWNPQSTSSGSIMPGYKWLFDNEALDITNIEDKMKVMQTLGVPYTDAEVANAKNAIKAQSLTIEENLKADPDFVKSYDESKKRALAKGETFVPMQDREIVALIAYIQRLGTDIKVKK from the coding sequence ATGGAAATGCAACAGTTTTATTATGACAACAAAATTGTTAAAAAATTCATCTACGCCACCATTGTTTTTGGGGTAGTAGGTATGACAGTAGGGCTTACATTAGCCTTTATGTTTTTATTCCCTAATATGACCGATGGAATTTCATGGTTGAGTTTTGGTCGTTTGCGTCCATTGCATACCAACGCGGTTATTTTTGCATTTGTAGGGAATGCTTTTTTTGCCGGAATGTATTATTCACTGCAACGACTGCTAAAGGCAAGGATGTACAGTGATTTTTTGAGTACTCTTCATTTCTGGGGATGGCAATTAATTATCGTTGCAGCCGCAATTACATTGCCTTTAGGATATAGTAGTTCCAAGGAATACGCAGAACTAGAATGGCCTATCGATATTGCAATTGCTTTGATTTGGGTTGTCATGGGAATCAATATGATTGGAACCATCTTCAAAAGAAGAGAGCGCCATTTATATGTTGCTATTTGGTTTTACCTAGCGACTTTTGTAACGGTTGCCGTTTTGCATATTTTCAATAGTTTGGCTATTCCAGTATCTGCAATGAAAAGTTATTCTGTTTACGCAGGAGTACAAGACGCTTTAGTGCAATGGTGGTACGGACACAATGCAGTAGCTTTTTTCTTGACTACACCATTTTTAGGATTGATGTATTATTTTATCCCAAAAGCAGCCAATCGTCCGGTATATTCTTATCGTTTGTCTATTGTACACTTTTGGTCTTTAATTTTCTTATATATCTGGGCAGGACCACACCATTTATTATATTCGGCTTTGCCAAACTGGGCTCAGAATTTAGGTGTTGTTTTCTCAATTATGTTACTTGCACCTTCTTGGGGAGGTATGATTAACGGACTGTTAACTTTACGTGGTGCTTGGGACAAAGTACGTACAGAGCCGGTTTTGAAATATTTTGTAGTAGCGATTACAGGTTATGGTATGGCGACTTTTGAAGGGCCTATGTTGTCTCTTAAAAACGTAAATGCGATAGCCCACTTTACCGATTGGATTATTGCTCACGTGCATGTAGGTGCTTTGGCTTGGAATGGTTTTATGGCTTTTGGTATCATCTATTGGTTGGTTCCTAGAATGTCAAAAGGACCTTTGTACTCATTAAAATTGGCTAATGTCCATTTTTGGATTGGAACTATTGGAATTATTTTATATACGTTACCAATGTATGTTGCAGGTTTCTTACAGGCTTCTATGTGGAAACAGTTCAATCCAGACGGAACTTTAACTTACGGAAACTTCCTTGAAACAGTAACTCAAATTATACCAATGTACTGGATGCGTGCTGCCGGTGGTACACTCTATATTACAGGAATGTTTGTGCTGGTGTTTAATATTTATAAAACGATAAGAGCGAATAACGTAATAGAAGATGAATTGGCAGAAGCTCCTGCATTAGAAAGAATCAGTAGTACAAGATTACGTGGAGAGAAATTTCATACTTGGTTAGAAAGAAAACCAGTGCAATTAACAATATTGGCTACAGTAGCAATTTTAATTGGTGGAGTGATTCAAATTGTACCTACTATCATGGTGAAATCTAATATTCCAACTATTGCAAGTGTCAAACCGTATTCTCCATTGGAGTTAGAAGGACGTGATTTATACATTCGTGAAGGTTGTGTGGGTTGTCACTCTCAAATGGTAAGACCTTTCCGTTCTGAGGTAGAACGTTACGGACCACAATCCAAAGCAGGTGAATTTGTTTACGATCATCCATTTTTATGGGGATCAAAACGTACTGGTCCCGATTTGCTGAGAGTAGGTGGTAAGTACAATGACAACTGGCATTTCAACCATATGTGGAATCCACAAAGTACGTCATCAGGTTCTATCATGCCAGGATACAAATGGTTGTTTGATAATGAAGCCTTAGATATTACAAACATTGAAGATAAGATGAAGGTAATGCAAACACTTGGAGTTCCTTATACGGACGCTGAGGTTGCTAATGCTAAAAATGCAATAAAAGCACAATCTTTAACAATTGAAGAAAATCTGAAAGCAGATCCTGATTTTGTAAAAAGTTATGACGAAAGTAAAAAACGTGCTTTAGCAAAAGGAGAAACATTTGTACCAATGCAAGATCGTGAGATTGTAGCCTTGATTGCTTATATCCAGAGATTGGGTACAGATATTAAAGTGAAGAAATAG
- the ccoG gene encoding cytochrome c oxidase accessory protein CcoG codes for MSNLPNEAFRDTIGTIDVDGSRKFIFPKKPSGKFYDYRKWVSYFLLLILVANPFIKINGNQFMLFNVLERRFNIFGFPFWPQDIYIFVLFMILGVAFLLLFTVVFGRIFCGWICPQTIFLEMVFRRIEYWIEGDRGAQIRLAKQEWNADKIRKKGFKWTLFLIISFAIANVFLAYIIGSDVLFQMIEDGPTTHLSTLISLSIFTGVFYFIFVWFREQVCIIACPYGRLQGVLLDNKSINVAYDFVRGEKEEGRAKYNKQENREETGKGDCIDCKQCVNVCPTGIDIRNGTQLECVNCTACIDECDVIMESVGLPKGLIRYASEEEIEKKAPFKFTARMKGYTAILGILVGILLGLLFLRNDVEATILRLPGQLFQHKGENISNIYTFKIINKTNDDFKNIHFELVGIKGKMNIVGKSDFNVPKQGMSSGTLFIEINKYLLESDKTKLKIEVFEGNRKVETTTTNFLSPRSFD; via the coding sequence ATGTCAAACTTACCCAACGAAGCCTTTAGAGATACCATCGGAACTATTGATGTCGATGGTTCAAGAAAATTTATTTTTCCTAAAAAACCATCGGGTAAGTTTTATGATTATCGCAAGTGGGTAAGTTATTTTTTATTACTGATTTTAGTTGCCAATCCTTTTATTAAAATCAATGGCAATCAGTTCATGTTATTCAACGTGCTAGAACGCCGATTCAATATTTTTGGATTCCCATTTTGGCCACAGGACATTTATATTTTTGTCTTGTTTATGATTTTGGGAGTGGCATTTCTTCTTTTATTTACCGTTGTTTTTGGGCGAATATTTTGCGGATGGATTTGTCCACAAACCATTTTTCTCGAAATGGTTTTTAGACGAATAGAATACTGGATTGAAGGTGATAGAGGCGCACAAATACGATTGGCCAAACAAGAATGGAATGCAGATAAAATTAGAAAAAAAGGGTTCAAATGGACGCTGTTTTTGATTATTTCTTTTGCCATAGCTAATGTGTTTTTGGCCTATATTATTGGTAGTGACGTATTGTTCCAAATGATTGAAGATGGACCCACGACGCACCTAAGTACGCTAATTTCATTATCCATTTTTACAGGAGTATTTTACTTTATATTCGTTTGGTTTAGAGAGCAAGTGTGTATTATTGCTTGCCCTTACGGACGTTTACAAGGTGTTTTACTAGATAATAAATCCATTAATGTAGCCTACGATTTTGTTCGTGGCGAAAAAGAGGAAGGTAGAGCCAAATACAATAAACAAGAAAATAGAGAAGAAACCGGAAAAGGAGATTGTATAGATTGCAAACAATGCGTTAACGTATGTCCAACGGGAATAGACATTCGTAACGGTACGCAACTAGAATGTGTGAATTGCACTGCTTGCATTGATGAATGTGATGTTATAATGGAAAGTGTAGGCTTGCCAAAAGGATTGATACGATACGCTTCTGAAGAGGAAATAGAGAAGAAAGCGCCGTTCAAATTTACTGCTAGAATGAAGGGGTACACTGCAATTCTAGGTATTTTGGTAGGGATATTGCTTGGTTTGTTATTTTTAAGGAACGATGTCGAAGCTACGATTTTGAGGCTTCCAGGACAATTGTTTCAGCACAAAGGCGAAAATATCAGTAATATTTACACCTTTAAAATTATCAATAAAACCAATGACGATTTCAAAAACATTCATTTCGAATTAGTAGGAATCAAGGGTAAAATGAATATTGTTGGGAAATCTGATTTCAATGTGCCTAAACAAGGTATGAGCAGCGGAACTTTATTCATCGAAATCAATAAATATTTATTGGAAAGCGATAAAACCAAGTTGAAAATTGAAGTGTTTGAAGGCAATCGAAAAGTTGAAACTACCACGACAAATTTTTTAAGTCCTCGGAGTTTTGATTGA
- a CDS encoding sulfite exporter TauE/SafE family protein, with protein sequence MLYTAFIFGLISSFHCIGMCGPIAMMLPVDRQNPAKKTTQILTYHLGRLTAYGTIGLLFGILGRGLFIAGFQQKLSIFIGVAMILVVLIPERKLAEYNFSKPIFRIISGIKTKLGQQFRNKSYKSLFTIGLLNGFLPCGMVYVALFGAIAMQSASLGVGYMLLFGLGTVPMMSAVVYINSFLTIPIRNKIQKVIPYVAILIAVLFILRGLGLGIPYVSPNNMSLFVQAQANCH encoded by the coding sequence TTGCTCTACACAGCATTCATATTTGGCTTAATAAGTAGTTTTCATTGTATTGGGATGTGTGGTCCTATTGCGATGATGCTTCCTGTGGACCGACAAAATCCTGCCAAAAAAACGACACAAATTCTAACCTATCACTTAGGGCGATTAACTGCTTACGGAACCATAGGATTGTTATTTGGGATTCTTGGTCGCGGATTGTTTATTGCAGGTTTTCAACAAAAGCTTTCTATTTTTATAGGTGTTGCCATGATATTGGTTGTTTTAATTCCAGAGAGAAAATTGGCGGAGTATAACTTTTCAAAACCTATCTTTCGAATAATATCTGGTATTAAAACCAAATTGGGACAACAATTCAGAAACAAAAGTTATAAATCCTTATTTACTATTGGTCTCCTCAACGGATTCTTACCTTGCGGAATGGTTTATGTGGCTTTGTTTGGTGCCATTGCTATGCAATCGGCTAGTTTAGGAGTAGGGTATATGTTGCTATTTGGATTGGGAACTGTGCCTATGATGAGTGCAGTTGTTTACATCAATTCTTTCTTAACAATTCCCATTCGAAACAAGATTCAAAAAGTAATTCCTTATGTCGCCATTCTTATTGCAGTCCTTTTTATTTTAAGAGGTCTAGGACTTGGGATTCCTTACGTTTCTCCAAACAATATGAGTTTGTTTGTCCAAGCACAGGCGAATTGCCATTAA
- a CDS encoding heavy metal translocating P-type ATPase metal-binding domain-containing protein produces MDALNCFHCGLEIVKADEIVFDERNFCCNGCKTVYEIFSVNDMTCYYDFENSPGATPLDIQGKYDFLDNDQIVSKLLEFEEEQTAIVSLSIPHIHCSSCIWILENLQKLEKGINSSQVNFNQKKVRIVYDKSAVGLQSIVLLLSRIGYEPYISLENYETGTKSIDRSLTYKLGVAFFCFGNIMLLSFPEYFEVGEFWLDTYKPFFRGLIFAMSLPAFLYSASGYYVSAYKSIKAGLLNIDVPIALGIIVMFVRSLFDITFDYGSGFFDSLTGLIFFMLLGKSFQLKTYNFLSFERDFKSYFPIAITRIGQGNSEESVPVYEIEKGDRLLIRNQELIPVDGILMSENASIDYSFVTGEAVPVTKKSGDKIFAGGKQMGKVIEMQVLHSVSQSYLTQLWSNDVFQKTVEQKHKSITDTISRYFTPILLLIAFVSFGYWIFIDTKTAFNVFTAVLIVACPCALALTAPFTLGNVLRIVGKQKMYLKNALVIEQLAAVDSIVFDKTGTITTNKKAAISYKGKELTSDQLVLVKNGLRASNHPLSRMLYDFLPDTEAIKVDDFIEITGKGIQATIKGILVEMGSAAFCGAESNEEAELKNTSVHIKINEVYIGAFEFKNQYREGLEHLFENLKGNYQLTVLSGDNEGERETLERILPVGTDLVFNQKPDEKLEFIKRLQDSGKNVMMVGDGLNDAGALAQSNIGISISENVNVFSPACDGILEANEFQKLNYFLQLSKKSMFVIKMSFGLSLLYNVVGLSFAVTGNLLPLVAAILMPLSTVTIVSFVSIMSNYYASKIKG; encoded by the coding sequence ATGGATGCATTAAATTGTTTCCATTGTGGATTAGAGATTGTAAAAGCAGATGAAATTGTTTTTGACGAGAGAAATTTTTGTTGTAATGGTTGTAAAACCGTCTACGAAATTTTTTCTGTTAATGATATGACATGCTATTATGATTTTGAAAATTCCCCTGGAGCAACCCCTTTAGATATTCAAGGCAAATATGACTTTTTGGATAATGACCAAATTGTGTCCAAACTATTAGAATTTGAGGAAGAACAAACGGCTATTGTATCGTTGAGTATTCCGCATATTCATTGTAGTTCGTGTATTTGGATTTTGGAAAACTTACAAAAATTAGAAAAAGGAATAAATAGCTCTCAAGTAAATTTCAATCAGAAAAAGGTTCGAATTGTCTATGATAAATCGGCTGTTGGTTTACAATCAATCGTGCTGTTATTGAGTAGAATTGGTTACGAGCCTTACATAAGTCTAGAGAATTATGAAACAGGAACAAAAAGCATTGACCGAAGTTTAACCTATAAATTAGGAGTGGCGTTCTTTTGTTTTGGTAACATTATGTTGCTTTCATTTCCGGAGTATTTTGAAGTAGGCGAATTTTGGTTAGACACCTATAAACCTTTTTTCAGAGGACTGATTTTTGCCATGTCTTTGCCAGCGTTTCTTTATTCTGCGAGTGGCTATTATGTTTCTGCATACAAAAGTATCAAAGCAGGACTGCTCAATATTGATGTGCCAATTGCATTAGGAATCATTGTCATGTTTGTTCGTAGTTTGTTCGATATTACTTTCGATTATGGTTCTGGTTTTTTTGATAGTTTGACGGGACTTATCTTTTTTATGCTTTTGGGGAAATCTTTCCAATTGAAAACCTATAATTTTTTGAGTTTTGAACGTGATTTTAAATCCTATTTTCCAATTGCTATTACTCGAATAGGACAAGGGAATTCGGAAGAAAGTGTTCCTGTGTATGAAATTGAAAAAGGAGATAGGCTTTTAATTCGAAATCAAGAATTAATTCCAGTTGACGGAATTTTGATGAGTGAAAATGCATCCATAGATTATAGTTTTGTAACTGGCGAAGCGGTTCCTGTTACCAAAAAATCCGGTGATAAGATTTTTGCTGGAGGAAAACAAATGGGAAAGGTGATCGAAATGCAGGTCTTGCATTCCGTTTCACAAAGTTATTTGACGCAATTGTGGAGTAACGATGTTTTTCAGAAAACGGTAGAGCAAAAACACAAAAGCATTACCGATACGATTAGCCGTTATTTCACTCCTATATTATTACTCATCGCTTTTGTGTCTTTTGGGTATTGGATTTTTATTGATACCAAAACGGCTTTCAATGTTTTTACTGCGGTTTTGATTGTGGCTTGCCCTTGTGCATTGGCTTTGACTGCTCCGTTTACTTTGGGTAATGTGTTGCGAATTGTAGGGAAACAAAAAATGTATCTCAAAAATGCTTTAGTAATCGAACAATTAGCTGCTGTGGATTCAATAGTATTCGATAAAACAGGAACAATTACAACCAATAAAAAAGCAGCCATTAGTTATAAAGGAAAAGAGTTGACAAGCGACCAATTGGTTTTAGTCAAAAACGGATTGCGTGCTTCCAATCATCCTTTAAGTCGAATGCTGTATGACTTTCTACCAGATACGGAAGCTATAAAAGTCGATGATTTTATCGAAATCACCGGAAAAGGAATTCAGGCAACTATTAAGGGCATTCTTGTTGAAATGGGCTCGGCTGCGTTTTGTGGAGCAGAAAGTAATGAAGAAGCAGAACTAAAGAACACCTCTGTTCATATCAAAATAAATGAAGTATATATTGGTGCATTCGAATTTAAAAATCAATATCGAGAAGGTTTAGAGCATTTGTTCGAAAATCTTAAAGGCAATTACCAATTAACAGTTTTATCTGGAGACAATGAAGGAGAAAGAGAAACTTTGGAACGAATTTTACCAGTTGGGACAGATTTGGTTTTTAACCAAAAACCGGATGAAAAACTAGAGTTTATCAAACGATTACAAGATTCTGGTAAAAATGTAATGATGGTAGGCGATGGGTTGAATGATGCGGGAGCATTAGCACAAAGCAATATTGGAATTTCAATTTCTGAGAATGTAAATGTTTTTTCGCCCGCATGCGATGGAATTTTAGAAGCCAATGAATTTCAAAAACTGAATTACTTTTTACAATTGTCCAAGAAGTCGATGTTTGTGATTAAAATGAGTTTTGGACTATCATTATTGTACAATGTAGTGGGATTGTCATTTGCGGTTACAGGTAATTTATTGCCTTTGGTAGCTGCTATTTTGATGCCATTGAGCACGGTCACGATTGTCAGTTTTGTTTCAATAATGAGTAATTATTATGCTAGTAAAATTAAAGGTTAG
- the ccoS gene encoding cbb3-type cytochrome oxidase assembly protein CcoS, producing the protein MSVIYLLISISIVVAIAFFIAFVVAVKTGQYDDDYTPSVRMLFDDELLKTKKTTTDDSIINKETKVNKDLNN; encoded by the coding sequence ATGAGTGTAATTTATCTATTAATCTCGATTAGTATAGTCGTTGCTATTGCTTTTTTTATCGCCTTTGTTGTGGCGGTCAAGACAGGGCAGTACGATGATGATTATACACCTTCAGTACGAATGCTTTTTGATGACGAATTATTGAAAACAAAAAAAACGACTACTGATGATTCCATTATCAATAAAGAGACGAAAGTAAATAAGGATTTAAACAATTAA
- a CDS encoding sulfatase has translation MKNRVFFSFLLATVVFSTNVFSQKKKQPNILFIAVDDLRTDLGCYDSPVVKSPNIDALAKAGIQFNRAYCQEAICGPSRASLMTGARPETINVIDLFQDFRLNCPSIKTIPQHFRENGYETVYTGKVFHGKYTDDALSWSRKPIRVKASGESEEVTGGYSLPESQLMYLKNKIALESKYGEKMIRENWLAKGPVTECADVPDDAYEDGQNTNSAIATLKDLVKKEDKPWFLGLGFHKPHLDWIAPKKYWDLYDEAKIPIATQVNPPTNGAAMGLSESMELRVGADVPKTEPFSPELQRRLRHGYYACISYVDAQVGKMVQALKDSGEYDNTIIVLWSDHGFNLGEMGYWGKATNYELATRVPFIIVAPGVTDKVKGQKSDALVELVDIFPTLSDLAGLKRPAHLEGHSLVPVLKNPSIKWQDAAFSLFPNPAMREWAARPYTPPFRNSFFAPLIKKIETRIENQMGDKWDREVFEDFVMGYAMRTDRYRMVVWKDRRFPEKEPLFVELYDHEKDSQETTNIAMNNPQLVKKLMVTFNGGWESSLKGYKN, from the coding sequence ATGAAAAATAGAGTTTTTTTTAGCTTCCTTTTAGCGACAGTAGTATTCTCAACAAATGTTTTTTCACAAAAAAAGAAACAACCCAATATCCTTTTTATAGCTGTAGATGACCTTCGTACCGATTTAGGATGTTACGACTCTCCAGTGGTAAAATCACCGAATATTGACGCTTTGGCCAAAGCCGGAATACAATTCAATCGTGCGTATTGCCAAGAAGCAATTTGTGGGCCTTCACGTGCCAGCTTAATGACTGGAGCACGTCCAGAAACAATCAATGTAATAGATTTGTTCCAAGATTTTCGATTGAATTGCCCGAGTATCAAAACCATTCCGCAGCATTTTCGTGAAAACGGATATGAAACTGTTTATACAGGGAAAGTATTTCACGGAAAATATACCGATGATGCGCTCTCATGGAGTCGTAAACCAATACGCGTAAAAGCTAGTGGGGAATCAGAAGAGGTGACTGGTGGATACTCACTTCCTGAAAGTCAATTAATGTATTTGAAAAATAAAATCGCTTTAGAATCCAAATACGGCGAAAAAATGATTCGCGAAAACTGGTTGGCGAAAGGTCCAGTTACGGAATGTGCTGATGTTCCAGACGATGCTTACGAGGATGGGCAAAATACAAACTCCGCCATTGCAACCTTAAAAGATTTGGTTAAAAAAGAGGACAAACCTTGGTTCTTAGGATTAGGATTTCATAAACCACATTTAGATTGGATTGCACCAAAAAAATATTGGGACTTATACGATGAAGCCAAAATTCCAATCGCAACTCAAGTAAATCCTCCAACGAATGGAGCTGCAATGGGATTGTCAGAATCGATGGAATTAAGAGTTGGTGCAGATGTACCTAAAACAGAACCTTTTTCACCTGAATTACAACGCAGATTACGTCATGGCTATTACGCCTGCATTAGTTATGTGGATGCGCAAGTGGGTAAAATGGTTCAAGCCTTGAAAGATTCGGGAGAGTATGATAATACAATTATTGTGTTATGGTCTGACCATGGATTTAATCTTGGTGAAATGGGGTATTGGGGAAAAGCGACCAATTATGAATTGGCAACTCGAGTACCCTTTATAATTGTTGCTCCAGGAGTTACTGACAAAGTAAAAGGACAAAAATCAGATGCATTGGTAGAGTTGGTAGATATTTTTCCAACTTTAAGTGATTTAGCGGGGCTTAAGCGTCCAGCTCATTTAGAAGGGCATAGTCTGGTTCCCGTTTTGAAAAATCCATCCATAAAATGGCAAGATGCTGCATTTAGTTTGTTTCCAAACCCTGCCATGCGTGAGTGGGCTGCAAGACCTTATACACCGCCTTTTAGAAATTCATTTTTTGCTCCACTTATCAAAAAAATCGAAACTAGAATCGAAAACCAAATGGGAGACAAATGGGATCGTGAAGTTTTTGAAGATTTTGTAATGGGTTATGCTATGCGAACAGATCGTTATCGTATGGTAGTCTGGAAAGACAGACGTTTTCCTGAAAAAGAACCGTTGTTTGTTGAGTTATACGACCACGAAAAAGATTCTCAAGAAACTACAAATATTGCTATGAATAACCCACAATTGGTAAAGAAGTTAATGGTTACTTTCAACGGTGGATGGGAATCCAGTTTAAAAGGATATAAGAATTAG